The DNA region GTGAATTATCAAATATCTGTGCAGCTCTTGCAGCTACACGTACAAAAATTCCTTGATCTTCTGTTTCAAAGAACTCCCTTAGTTCCGGTGAGAGTGCCAAATTACATTGTTCCTTTGTTAACCCACTAGCACTATCATTTCGAGCACGAGCATACTTTTCTCCATGTTGATTGGAAGCAATCCTTTTCAAACTTAGATAATAGCGGTCACATTCCTCACGATTTAACTGGCTAGTTGCCTCACCTTGTGAAAAAGCAATTTTCAGTTGATCACGGATGTGTTGACCTAAGTctctaaaataaatataatttgtcATTAAATTTGTACAGAGCcaataaacagaaaattaaatattaataattaatcattTAGAAAATGGGACACATTGAAATATCTATGTAATCTGTAATTATATATGTTTCGAAGCATTTATATAACCTTAACGCACTCACGTTTCTACGAAAAAATATAACTATCTTAAATTGacagtaatattatttataacaaaaatagtaGAAAACCATGAAAAGATCTTTAATTTGTTACATCGAAAGAACTTACCTGCCAGCTTTTGATTTATCTAGAGGCCAAGACTCCAGTAATCTCATGTAATTCCTGTAGGTACCGGCCATGATAACACAAATGTATTGGTGGACTTTTTAAAACGGGGTGGATAGTTATTATGATTATTGGCGTACGTAATAGAATCGTACAATTGCACAAGACAATTATTATTCAATAATTATATGATATGAGATCAgtagaaaaaatttattcacATAATTTGTTGAACAATATATTTAAACCACAATTCTAAGGATGTTATATAATTAATTCCGCGCATGTGAATAGTTCATATAACATCATGGTTTAATTTTATCCTTTCTCTCTGTTACCAGTCACAGCATAACGAAAAATATAACGAATAACATTTAGACATTAGAATTATCATTCATACTAATTTTGTCAGTACAATACTTTATActaaaacataaaaataatataggAAATATAAATCGTACTACTTGCAAGATAAtatcttttaataatttctacaagcacatatttaatttttaattataaaaatagaatGCAGTATTACGTTATAAATATACTTATGTAAATACATTACTTCTTTGCATCACTAAGTTCATGTAAGATCCTGTTGTCCGTTTTGAAGATTAATTTTTGTGTTTGTTTTTCTGTAATATAGATGAgcgtataaattataataaaattttcccgcgcataattttaaaatgtaaacCCCCTCTTCACACCCCGTTCACCAATCAGGTGTTGCATTTTACAGGGATGCCTCGATTCTCTAAACTAAACGTTACTTACATAACTAGAAAGCTGATGTACATTTTTCAGTGATTGTATTCCATTTATATTTTTCGCTTCGCTTATGAAGTAAGATACATTTTCTGTTTGTAAATTTGTACCGTTTTGTCGAGCATCGTCAGAATATAAAACCGTTTTGCCTTGTTTGTCAGGAGCAACAGTTTCTGCATTTGCAGAAATATCCACAGATTTTTCAGTTTTCCATATCTCAAGCAATGTCTCAGAATTGTAAAATGGGTATATGGCATAGACAAATGACCATGGATGTTGATCAGAATATTCTGTATAAGTATTTTCTTCACTTAATACTTGGGATGCAAGAATACTCAAGTACAGTACTCCCTAgatcaaacaattttttataaatcaaaataataagtatatatgcatatatgtatagttaCTTACGTAATATTACAACTTACAAACAGTATGAAATGCATTTTGCTGTTGCTCTCAGATACTGATTGCTGCTTCACagaaattgttcattttatacTACCTCTATCATTTTAAATACCCAAGTTTAAATCACATTAGAAAGATTACACATATTGTATTTCAAGGTCTGAATGTTACATTTCAGGATTATACCATTAAAGCCACTTAAAACTTATAACAGCGATTGTAATGTTGCATGTATATAAAGTATTTAAAAGACTATATTACATACaataatttacaaattttttttatttaataatatacacaaaaattatacataattataaataaacgattttgttaaaatcttTTAGCTTTTAATGGTATCTACGTTGCAACCCAAAAGGCCATTGCCAGCCCAAGGACGTGGAGTTAAGTTCAAAGTTAAGATATTAGATCCACGCTTAATCTTTATGGCGATTTTATTGTACCTACTATTGTGTACCAAAGTACCAATATCTTGTAATGAACCAAAATTTCGATGATCAATAGAACCAAATTTCAAAATCAAATCATCCACTTGAATTccctagaatataaaattaaatattatgcaATATATTTCATGTTTAGAAATGATTTCAGTGTTATAACAATTTGCGATGTATATCTTACTGCCATCTCAGCTGGTGAACCAGGGGACACTAGATTTACAATAAGGAAAGGCTTTAATTGCACAGGTTGTTCGACATCATTTAATGCAGCTCCATTAGAACTTTCTGCTTGATTTCCTGATAATGCATGCACTCTGTGCAATCCCTCTTCTATCTTTTTCATCAAAGCTTTATGATCATTTCTGAAACCTAATCATTTCAGTTATTTACATTTAATGCGTCTacattgtataaatatatacatacatataattttatGCCTTGCATGCCTGACTTGGTAAACATCTATGTCCTGTTTTGGATATCCTTCGGAATCAACCAACGGATCATCCATACCAACATGATTCTAAAATCCGGAAAATTAACAGGTCATGGTACatacaaaacaaaaatatatacagtCACTTATGATGACAGGGTTAGGTTTGTATTTGGTTACGAATCTAAAGTGATTCTATATACATACGGAATCTAGGATTTCTTTAAATGCTTTCAATTCCGCTTCGATTTCATCTTTATCCTTCATAAGCTGAAGGACATAGTTCTTAGCTTCCTGCAATTCCATATCGGCCACCATTTTTACTTCTAGTGACGTACGATAAGCCCTCAGAGCCGTACTTAGGGGATAGCGATCCATGggtccatttataaaaatatcaaaacattaTATTACAAATCATATAGGTATCTTAGAGTTAAAGGTATTGTTTCATTGATTTCTgtactttttaaaattattaacattatttatttttaacgcgtATTTTcgctatatataatatataatttatgacATTTGAAATCTTAAAAATAGTGCTTTTAAGTATCGCGCTTCGTATACGACTGTTTGTTTCCCTTGCGGAGCCATGGAAAACATATCTTGCATATCAAAGGGCTGTTCCACCACCGTCACGACGTCCCTTCCGTAAACTAAAATTATAGACATGTTTACAATTGTATAACATTGTATTTTCGAACGAAAGAAAAGTACAAATACCTTCGCAGTGCTCCAAGAATTGTATACACTCCTGGAGTGTTGTGTCTTTTAGAACTACCAATTGTTTGGCCAACTGTTCCAAAAGCGAAAGGAAACATCTTTTCGCGTAGAACCAAGTATCGGTTCCTAATCTTTTGTTGTATGGCTCTAAGCTTTTCATCACTCTAGATATACCGAACTCATAATTTCCTttagaacaatacaatgttCCTATAACCAAATTCACAATAcacaaatgaaataattttttatcttgATCTTCCCGCGAAACCGCTTGTTCTTCTTTTTCTATCTTTTTCATTAGCCCTTCGGCTTCTGCATTTTCAGTTGTCATAATGTAACTCACGCATAAATTAGCGAGTACTATAGCACTTACGTCTAAAATCtgaaattttcataaattaataaacaaccGCTTGCAATTACTGCAAGAAGAAAAAGTAAAAAACAAGATGACAACGGACATTATCGTATTTCTTTTTGACAATGGGTTGATAAAATACTGCTGCCTCTTTAAACTTGTTCTTTTGCATAAATAGAGTGTGCGCCACATTTAATTTCCATATATCGTGTTCATTGCAAAATTCCACGCTCTtccgaaaaattttttcaacctgCGTATAATTTCCAAGTTCCCAATAAATTTTAGCTTGAGCCATTAAAACGGGTACATATCGCTCCAAAGCTTCCTCATAATCAGTCACAGCTTTTTTAACAGCATTATCATCGTGATTAAGCCTTGCTTCTTGGACCCGCTTTGTAGCTTTTCTTAGAATCTCCATATACTTGTTCCCAAGATCATCGAATTTACGATACGCCTCCTCTGGCGATGTTTGTTGCGTAATTAATGCATCCAAAAAATCGTACAAATACTGAAAAGCAAGTTAACATTTACAATGCTACTATTAGATCgtatatgaattttattttattcttaatTTTTATCACCCCAGAATTTCTATGCTTGTTACAGCCCTGTGCCTAAACAACTAAGGTGATCTTAACCTTTGTGTCATGTTTTCTTGACGccgatttattattattgttttcatGCAATAAAACAATCGTGTAACTTTCATGCAAGCACATTTTCGTTAAACCTGCTGAAAATGGTAAATTGCAAACTAAATCAAATATTTCTTGGGGAAATCGCATCTGTACAAAATTACGGAGCTTTCATTCGAATTCCTGGCTGTGCATCGCAAGGACTAATTCACAAATCCCAGGTAAAGAAGCAATCTATTCAACAATGTATGTTAAGTAGTAATATTCCCATTTGTATTACAAGTTTACGATATATAAATGATTTTCGTTAACATAACCTTCTTAGGTAAGCACTGCCCGTGTCGACGATGTTGCACAGGTTTTGCAGAAAGGAGAACGAGTCTGGTGCAAAGTTATTTCTATGGCAGATGACGGTAAAATAGGCTTATCTATGAAATATGTGAATCAAGGGAATGGCACTGATTTAGATCCTAATGGGGTAGAGTTACAACGGGACGTTCAAAAGAAAAAAACTATTGGAAAATATGAGCGTAAAGCAATACACTTAGAAGCAGTTCTTAATACGACGTGCACAAAGTGTGGAACTGCTGGACATTTATCTAACGATTGCTTTATGTCTCCCGATGGGAAAAAGTATGACTTGATTCCAGAGATCGAAgaaaaaattgttgaacaacAAGTAGTTGACGAAACTGAAAAGGAGAAGAAGCATAAGCACAAGAAAGTAAAGAAAAAACACAAGGTTAAGAAAAGCAAGCAAAGTACAGACAATAGTGAGTCAGATGAGAAAGAAgtaacaaagaaaaagaaaaggaaacattctaaagatcagaaaaaaaagaagaaaaggaagTACGATAGTTCCTTTAGCGACGATAGTTATAGCGACAGTTCTTCTAGTCATAATGTGAAAGTTCACAAACGAAAACACTCTGAAAGCTCAGAGAAACGTACAAAAAAATGTAAACACTCGAAAAGTAAATACCCAGATCGATGAGATACAATGCAATTCCTGCAGAATCTAAGACTAATTTGTATGTACCTTTTATAACTCCttcaattacgaaaaatattttcaatgtgtGATTTGTGACAAATGCACTTATAATACATGTAACATCGCAATAAAAATCATACTTACtggtgttaaatatttaaagGTCAGGTGTACATTTTCGGCTAAAACATCAGCTGCAAGATCATAGTACTGATATTTACAATACAATAGTAATAAATTAGCGAACGTTTCAGGTGGAAATGGATtttgttgtaataaaaattggagTTTTTCAAACCCTTCGCTTGGCTTTGTATCCATGTTTATCAAAGCTTGATTGTGCAATGTAACAGCATCAAGTTCTTCTTCAGATCTTGGAGGCATATCTGTTAATGCTTCTTTTGCTGCTTCATCTAAACACGCAGAATGAAATTTACTACAGATAGAAGATACATcaaataataaacattttatgtgtataattacaattttgcaattgatactCTATTGCAGCCTTCAAGTTGAACGCTTCTGTTAATGCTGTTTCATGTAATGTTAATGTATTTCCAACACTACGGACTTCTATACCATCTGTGGTCATTCCGACTCCCAATTCTGGATGCTCTCTTATCCCTTGCTCAATAATATCGGCtagtatattatacaataaatgttacattattttaattcattaaATTGGATTAGTAACAGTAATAGCATGAATTTTACCAATATATTTCAGTGATGCAGCATATTCTTTTAGTCTAAAGTAACAAAGTGCTACATTGTAAGACAAATGAGGTTTAAAACCTGCAATTTGTAATGCATTTGCAAATTTTTTTAGAGCTTGTTCATATTGCTCTTCCtacaatgaaaaaatatatgaaaaactgCTAAATCCCTTCTAGGAAAATTTCGACCTTTTCGAGTACCTTATATAAAAGACAGCCTAAATTAATTTCCGTATCAATATCATCCACTGGGCACTGATCAACAAGACTTTTTGCAACAACCATATCTTCCTGTCCATATTTTATTGCTGCCTGCAGCTTTTTCACTTTATATTCTAAATTACTATGATTTATAATATTGGAGCATATTGCCCAAGCCTCTTGATACATACATGCTTGGTGCAAAGATTGAGCATGatacaatttatataaattttcatctgGGCATAATTGAACTAATTTTTCATAACACTGAGCAGAAGCTAGAAAATCTTGTGTGTAAAAGTAGCAATATGCAAGAAGAGATAGACAGGGCCTtgactgtaaaataaattgttaacTACATAGAATTGTTTATTAGTAAAAGAAAGATCATATTATTATAACATGATCTTACTTACAGAGTTGTAAGAATCGAGAAGTGTAATTAAGACTTTTATTGTTTCTGTATACCTCTGTTCTTTTATCTGAAAAATAGATGATtacatttttttacttttatataCTGCAGTTTCCCCCCTTTAATTTTGGTGATTTAAAAAGAATTTACCATTGTATAAATTGTTTTTGTATATTCTCCATCTTTTATATGCACGTTCTCTATGAAAGTACTCATGTTTTATAAACCACTGTTTTATTTGCAAAGTGCTACGAACATTCCACTGAATTACTATTAGTTTAACTACTGGAGTATCGCGCAATGTTTTGATAAAACCTGCATGTCGTAACCATAGAAACAAATGTTTTCTTCATGAGGAAAGGAAAATATGCAAAACAAATACGGAAAACGTAAAAAGTGTTTCATGATAAACCAGTGTTATTACAAAgaagactgtatatatatatctcggttttaaaatatttttaggaaCAGAGAGAGGTTTGAACGCAACCGCTATGTACTTTACCGAAGGGGGACTCCCACGCTCATCGGGATggtatttaaattttcattgcgcATGCGTGTGTAAATTGTGCTTCACCACAGCCTACGAACACacatttttgtaaattgtaatgtTTGTTAGATGGAGACATTTTTATCAACAAACTTTCCTACAAAATGATTCTCAAAAATGCGTAGGACTATCGAATTACACACATAAGACGATGAAATTCAGTTTCCAGTAAAAGTCACTTCATGGAACTGTTAATTcaatataattttcaataaaattgtatattaaatttttctgcgCATTCAAACGTTTTCaaatgtttataaataatatctcTTTTCTGTTTCCTGCAGTGAGTCGTAGTGCTCGTAGAGTATGATAAGATACCATCCATTCgtattttaaattgttctcaAGGTCCTACAAATTTAGGAACACGAGCATCAAAGGTTCTAGCAGAAGTTTTGCATCTGGTCAAGTGCTCTGTGACGgaacaataaaacgtttgatgaCCTAGCGCAAAGGTAATCTAAGACAACTTTCGTTGACTTTTGTGAGGTATATATCGAACGTATCGTATAAGTAAAATCATTCTCTGCGAGTAGCTAGACTAGCTAGAGAAAAAGAAACTATGAACTGCCCCTATCTTGAAGAAGGCGAGCATGCGAGGTAGTAAACGCACACCTATCGGATAGGTTTTCAAAAATCTTGATGAAGTACGATTTGATACAGACCCTttcaagaaagagagagacttcGAAAACATTTTATACTATTTCTTTGGCAGATATAAGCTTATGGAAGCTTATTGTGCTGTTGAAATTATATAGGTGTGGTAATATGAGTACCAACAACTTTCGCACATGGTTCGAGCGTGTACCAAATTTTAACAGCTTAGAGGAGCCTAGACTTGTACACATATTTATAATGTGTTAGCCGTCTTACTACGTCCGTGCAAGGCTACGTGCAATCGTAATAGGCGGTAATGGATATTGAAGATCGAAGTTTTGATCATCGTTGCGCCAATAGGTGTTTCGCAGATTCGATAATGTATATATAGCATGCAAACCAAGGTTCGCACGTACAAGCGAAGCAGTGCGGTGTCCCGATAGCGCGGTAGTGTCGTACGCAGATTGAGTGCGTGTGTGACTTCCCTGGTTGGAGAAATGTCGTCGGCATTCGTGGCCGCGAAATAAACGGCGAAACATGTCCGGTCCGACAGTCAGTCGTGCGCAGACACTCGGCGGTGATGTTCAAATAGGTGCAACGGTGATCTGTGTCGTTTGTAACAGGACTGACAAGCTTTTGAAGTGTTCGCGGTGTAAGGCCGCCTTCTATTGCACTAAGGAACACCAAAGGCGGGATTGGAAACGTCATAAAGAATTTTGTACAACTCATTCCTCGCAATCGATTCTATCTAATACCGTTTCATCTACGAATCAAAATTCCGTTTCACAATCCGATAAAAAGGAATTCTCCAGCAAAAATCATCAACGGGCGAATGCACCAGTGGTTTCTAACCTAACCGAGAAGCCAGTGTCAGAAACAACGGAGGGATCAAACGCTGCTCCAGAAGTACATCATAACGCGAAACACCTTGGAGGTACATTCAATTCGGTTTTGTTCTTCTCGCATTCCTCGATGAGCTCGTTTgatattttttgtttaaacgtTGTATATCGTTTCATGCAAAACAAGTGTCTCCCCTTGGAGAAAGGATTAAAGTCGAAAATATGTCTTTCTAATGATACATTATCTCTCGTTCTTGTCAAATTATACTGTTAACGGTCTTTAAATGTAACCACTATGGTTTAGAATGTATACCGCATTGCAAAGACACATACCGTTTACAAATCAAATACATCAACAGTAATAGGTCAATGACAGGAAAATTGTctctctatacatatacattcttgCATTCATGTACAGAATTTTTGTACTTGTTAAAGCGTGGTGCTTATCATATAGTTCGACCTCGGTAATCCAAACTCGTATCACATAACAATTTTCCTGATTACTCTCTCTGAGGAGCATAGTATAATATTCTAACAATATGTGAACATTTGTATTTTCAATGACATCTTTTTATAGGAATTACCAAACACACGAAAGAAGCGAAAGAATTGTCAGAGCGTAAGGGAGGTCAAAATCCAAAGAGGAAATCTAAGGGAAAAGGCACTAGCAACAGCAGAGCA from Lasioglossum baleicum chromosome 11, iyLasBale1, whole genome shotgun sequence includes:
- the LOC143213803 gene encoding ubiquinol-cytochrome c reductase complex assembly factor 2-like, which produces MAGTYRNYMRLLESWPLDKSKAGRDLGQHIRDQLKIAFSQGEATSQLNREECDRYYLSLKRIASNQHGEKYARARNDSASGLTKEQCNLALSPELREFFETEDQGIFVRVAARAAQIFDNSRAKLYNVTKSNT
- the LOC143213804 gene encoding uncharacterized protein LOC143213804; amino-acid sequence: MHFILFGVLYLSILASQVLSEENTYTEYSDQHPWSFVYAIYPFYNSETLLEIWKTEKSVDISANAETVAPDKQGKTVLYSDDARQNGTNLQTENVSYFISEAKNINGIQSLKNVHQLSSYKNKHKN
- the LOC143213802 gene encoding 26S proteasome non-ATPase regulatory subunit 9; the encoded protein is MDRYPLSTALRAYRTSLEVKMVADMELQEAKNYVLQLMKDKDEIEAELKAFKEILDSNHVGMDDPLVDSEGYPKQDIDVYQVRHARHKIICFRNDHKALMKKIEEGLHRVHALSGNQAESSNGAALNDVEQPVQLKPFLIVNLVSPGSPAEMAGIQVDDLILKFGSIDHRNFGSLQDIGTLVHNSRYNKIAIKIKRGSNILTLNLTPRPWAGNGLLGCNVDTIKS
- the Ttc30 gene encoding tetratricopeptide repeat domain 30 → MSTFIENVHIKDGEYTKTIYTMIKEQRYTETIKVLITLLDSYNSSRPCLSLLAYCYFYTQDFLASAQCYEKLVQLCPDENLYKLYHAQSLHQACMYQEAWAICSNIINHSNLEYKVKKLQAAIKYGQEDMVVAKSLVDQCPVDDIDTEINLGCLLYKEEQYEQALKKFANALQIAGFKPHLSYNVALCYFRLKEYAASLKYIADIIEQGIREHPELGVGMTTDGIEVRSVGNTLTLHETALTEAFNLKAAIEYQLQNYEAAKEALTDMPPRSEEELDAVTLHNQALINMDTKPSEGFEKLQFLLQQNPFPPETFANLLLLYCKYQYYDLAADVLAENVHLTFKYLTPYLYDFLDALITQQTSPEEAYRKFDDLGNKYMEILRKATKRVQEARLNHDDNAVKKAVTDYEEALERYVPVLMAQAKIYWELGNYTQVEKIFRKSVEFCNEHDIWKLNVAHTLFMQKNKFKEAAVFYQPIVKKKYDNILDVSAIVLANLCVSYIMTTENAEAEGLMKKIEKEEQAVSREDQDKKLFHLCIVNLVIGTLYCSKGNYEFGISRVMKSLEPYNKRLGTDTWFYAKRCFLSLLEQLAKQLVVLKDTTLQECIQFLEHCEVYGRDVVTVVEQPFDMQDMFSMAPQGKQTVVYEARYLKALFLRFQMS
- the LOC143213801 gene encoding zinc finger CCHC domain-containing protein 17, yielding MVNCKLNQIFLGEIASVQNYGAFIRIPGCASQGLIHKSQVSTARVDDVAQVLQKGERVWCKVISMADDGKIGLSMKYVNQGNGTDLDPNGVELQRDVQKKKTIGKYERKAIHLEAVLNTTCTKCGTAGHLSNDCFMSPDGKKYDLIPEIEEKIVEQQVVDETEKEKKHKHKKVKKKHKVKKSKQSTDNSESDEKEVTKKKKRKHSKDQKKKKKRKYDSSFSDDSYSDSSSSHNVKVHKRKHSESSEKRTKKCKHSKSKYPDR